Genomic DNA from Perognathus longimembris pacificus isolate PPM17 chromosome 6, ASM2315922v1, whole genome shotgun sequence:
TAAGTGAATGGCCCAGGTACAAATAGCTAGTAGAACTGAACTCAGCCAATTATGTCTCAGTAATCTTACTTAGGCCTCTAGAGTGTTATCACATTGTCTAAAGACATACTAGTGAACTGTGACTGCAGAGAGTGTGAGTGACAAGCCAAGAGATTTAGAGTTAGTTATATTGGTATTAAGGAGCTCTTGGAGAATTTTTATGCGATATCACTATTATGTATTAATGTCAATTATCTCCCATGATATTATTAGGAGAAACATGAGGAAGAACGACCTAAAAACCTTACACTGTATTCTTGAAAAACAGAACAGACTTTATGAAGTTTCTCATTCTTAGGTCCAACacataccccacccccaccccccagactagtgcctcatagcaactctcttgctttcttgcttctttCCATTCTCATTGACAGCTCCTCTTCTGTTTGCAGATAATCTcggtttgtctttctttttttacatggTTTCATCTAACCTTCTTCTCCCATAAAATGCATAGGATAGGATGTTGGGATGTTTTGTACTTAGTAAAGTTAACTATTAGTTCATCAAACTTTGAGGCACATGTGAGCTGTATGTGTACTAGATTTGTGCATATTTGGCATATGTTGCATTGCCAGTAAAATGCATTTCTCACTGTGAGATTCCGtcaaagatgatttttttaaaaccaagtcCAAAGTCTACATTATATTATATCTGTAAAAAATAGTCAGTTTTGTTCACATTTTTCTCTCCAACTGGGCCAAAAGTTCCATGGAGGCAAGGACTATATGTCCTTAATTTTTGcaagtctttctttttctccacctAATTTCATTTTACATCATGACATGAGGACATAATTATCAGATGTGATTGCAATGAGCTtcagtgaaaaattaaaaaatttggaGTTTAACATGGATGTTGAGGATCCAATGAATTAGCATTATTCATTATTGCTAATTATTTCACATGATGTTATTGGGGAAGATTTGTGAGCAGGAACAAGCACCCGTATCACTTAGTCTTTCTACTCCGGCCATCTTGCTGTTGGGACAATGTCCACTGAGGCCACACAGTCTCAAcctttgttatttttgtgtttctctcttatCTTTAGGGGCAGCATTTGGGTCCTTCATCATCCTCTGTGTGGGGGGATTAATCTCACAGACATTGGGCTGGCCTTTTATCTTCTACATCTTTGGTGAGTCACTTTCTCCTAAATTGCTAACACTTCTatttcctgggcatttattttaatatacacaTAATTTAATATACACATTTCTATtctttcatataaaataaaatatcctctgttacatggaaaataatgaaaaatgttgAGGGTTGTTagctttattttaatgtagtctatATAACACCTACTTGGTGTTTTGGGAAAACTGCACCAAGAGGCAAAGGAGTTGACACTGTACATGATGCCAACTTCTTGGAAATCTGTAATGAAGCACTACCATTGTGTCCCTAGCATCTGCTCAGAATCTCTACTAGTTGTATAGTTTAGAAACAAATAACATTGTCTTGCAAATGTACTGAATTTTTTCCTTAACTCGCTGACTTCAGGACAGGTTGGTTCATACATGTATAACTACTCTTTGACTTAGATTTTCTAAAATAAGATAATGATGTCTGTATTAAGTTGGTACTACTAAAACCCCTGTAACACTATGGGCCTCTTCAGGCTAATTAATCAGCTCTGAAATGGTTCATGTTCAGGCTCATACCAGAGTTTCTGATATTGACCAAAGGCAATGGAAGCTTCAATGGAAGAAAGAGGTTTGTAGGATGGAAAGGGAGAAATGAGAAAATTTAATGACCAAGATTTGATGTAAGTGTTAGAGaaaggtataggacttcacaggGAAGTATTCAACTCTACCTGAATACTAAGTTTGTCCCTACTTCCCAGGGAGCATCGGCTGCGTCTGCTGTCTCCTGTGGTTCACAGTGATTTATGATGATCCCCTGAATCACCCATGTATTAGTGTCAGGGAAAAAGAATACATTGTGTCCTCCCTGACTCAGGTAGAGTATGCCCACCCTTCTCCTGGGGACCCTACCAAAGTTTCCAGGGGAAAAGACATTCTCTGATCTGTTCTGATTCCTTTGTTGATTAGATATTTCTTTCCAGTCCAGTTCTCCTAGACGATCTGTTCCCATAAAGGCTATGGTCAGAtgtctaccactttgggccattttCATAGGGTTTTTCAGCCATTTCTGGTTATGCACCATTATTATAACGTATCTACCAACGTACATCAGCACTGTGCTCCACGTTAACATCAGAGATGTGAGTATGCTTCCTAATCTTCTCTGAACATGACAGTATGAACAATAGTCCTGTGCTGCTGTAATTTTCCAGCATTAAATACAACAATTTACCATTCACAATGCCCTTAAGAATGGCACTGAAATGATTCCTATTTCATAGATGTGGAAATGTGACACATAGAGGTGAGTTAACTTGCCTCAAGTTTTGCAACTTCTAAGTGGTAAAGCTATTCCAGTATCTGTGTCTTTAACCATTGTACTAGATAGACTGCCACATTGCCACACCCGTGGATTCTTAAGATTCTCTCAGACATTATTATCACTTTTCTTTGGGAACCAATATGATCCAGTGCTGGTTGTTTGCTTGAGACAGCACTCTTCCAGCATCGGGAAAGGACTCTGATTTCCCTCCAACAACTCAGAACATTGAGCAGTAGACTAATGGCTTGGTATTTCTTTACTGATCAGTGTTAGTGCTTATCTGCACCTCTGTAATGTATTCCATAAAAATTTCCTTCCTTCAGAGTGGGGTTCTGTCTTCTTTGCCTTTTATTGCTGCCTCAAGCTGTACAATTTTAGGAGGTCAGTTGGCAGATTTCCTTCTCTCCAGGAATCTTCTCAGCTTAATCGCCGTGCGAAAACTCTTCTCATCCCTAGGTAAGGATAGATATGTGGGCTCAGTTAACCAGTGTAGTCTGAGAGGACTCCTCACATCATGTCTTCGTTATACAGGCTTACTCCTCCCATCCCTTtgtgctgtggccctgccctTTGTGGCATCCAGTTATATGACGACCATTATTTTGCTGATACTTATTCCTGGAACCAGCAACCTGTGTGACTCTGGGTTTATCATCAACACCCTTGATGTTGCTCCCAGGTAAGGGATTTACCTATTTTTTCCCTTCTGCAGACCACTCCAGAGATGTTGGACTTAGTTCCTCATTGGGCAGAACCTTTGTGTACTTATTGGCATGCATTCCATGATGGCAGAATGACAAATAACTAGAAATGGCACAGCCATGACCTTAGGTAGCATATTTAGAAAAACAGTTCCAATTCCTGGCTAGTAATCATTTAGATAAAAGTTGCTCAAGTTTCTCAATCAGAGATTAAACTGTGTGCTTTGGGAAAAGGCCCATGGACACGTGTTTTAGAAGTTTCCACAGTGTCTGTAGCTAATATGACAGTTACCACTTAGGAAGGTGCTCACAATGAGCCAATGCTATGCTAAAAGGGTCTCATACATCAACACATTTAATCATCATAACCAAATTACATAGATTCTATTGTTACCTCTAATTCAAGAGGAGactgaggctgggtggggggtggggggggggttgtgtggtAGTATAAGGGTAGAGATAGTATTTGGACAAACAATTTTCTACTCTGGGAGGTAGGATGGAAAAATCCAATTCTACAGAAACTATTTATCTGGTCATCATAGTTTTTTACTTGTTGGACACGTGGTTTCAGGGTTAGCAAATAAACATCTCCCTGAATGTCTTCAAGGTGCTCAAAAAGCTGTACTAGCCAAAAAGATATTGCCATTACAAAGGAGCTTCATTAAAGTTGAGTTGTAGTACAAACTATATGTGGCTTTCTATATAAAAATGATCTTCTCCACAGACATGCAAGTTTCCTCATGGGAATCTCAAGGGGATTCGGGCTTATTGCAGGAGTCATCTCTTCAACCACCACTGGATTCCTTATCAGTCAGGTTGGGCATGTTATTGAACATCTGCAAATGGCAGGTATTGTTTTAGGCATTGAAGATAAACACTGTGTTCTCAAAGATGGTATGGTCTGCTGGGGGAAGCAAGTGTCAATATCAACACAAATACTCTATTCATGGCAGCCTTTAAATCAGACTCTGGTAAGCCAGGTTTCCCAGGGCAAGGAAAACAAAAGCTGAGTTTCTCAAAATGAATAGATATTCCATTTATGGAAATGAGCTATTTGGCTATAAAAGAGAGTATGTATGACTTCCTACTGGTGAAAAGCTTAAGACAATTCATATATGTGACCAAAGTGAATGATATATGTTAAGGCGTAGAAAGTGatcaagacagagatgaggaATAGCATGAACATTCTATTCAattaatctaatttttaaaaattgcaaaagGGAAAGCAAGATATTCTAAGGCTAGTTTCAAAAGAGATTAAATGGCAGGTTGAAAGAATACTATGCAGGGAGCATAGTCAGTGAAGCTTGGTCAGGGTCAGGATGTGTGGGacagaaaggaagatgaaaagacaaaaaccaaGCTAGGGTTGAAGAACTACAGGGGTCAACTTACCAGGCaaactttgtttgtttttttaaaaaaatacatatctatGTGACCTACTTTCCAAGTTAATTTTTGACCAACTTGCTAGAAATCCACTGGGACTGTAATGCTGGCAGTGAACTATGATATACTGGGGCATGCTAAGGAGggtcacacagaaagaaagaccaAATGTCAGTCATGTTGCATTGATATGTCTCTCTAAGGGGTTGTGATGCTTGCTATCAATAgccaagcacaaaacaaaacaggaaggatACAAACATGAAATCTTAACGATACCCTTTTAGGCATAATTGTGAGAACTACTAGATTTTCATGAATATTGAAATCCAAACTTCTATAAAAATGTTAGTGTAGTATAATCTATTATTTTATTCAAAGAACAGCCATCTCAACttagaatccaatgtatattttgGGTCATTTTGCTTCTTGTTCTCTCTGTAGTCTTGTGATCagcattgaaatatataaaatatgaaatttcttTAATTAGGAGAGAAGGAAATTGTGGTAGTAGTAATTGTTATGGATTTGTTTTTGTATTCAGGATTCTGAGTCTGGCTGGAGGAATGTATTTTTCCTGTCTGCTGCTGTCAACATGTTTGGTCTCATCTTTTACTTCACATTTGGACAAGCACAAATCCAAGACTGGGCCAAAGAAAGACCTGTTACCCGCCTCTGAAAGATGTAGTGTCACAAACTTAAATATAGTCACAACCCTTAACTTTGTAAACATTGTTTGCTTATCATAGGCCACCCTCCTCTTCTCAAATTATTTCAACagaattattttcttgttttagaaCAGTCCTTGAATAATACTCTGAGTCTCAAAACAGTTGAAAAGTTCCATAGTATAGTTCCTATACCATAGTATAGGGCCTTAAggtattaaaatgttaatttagcTTTGAACAGAATTTTTGCTCCAcaaattttcttcttcaaaaCACAATTGCTTTCCTTTAGTCTCACATATGATGAAGAAGTCTGGTTAGCCAACTAATTTTTGTAGAAGGGTTGAGGTTGGTGTCATGATTCTTTCCACCTTTAATTCCATGTTTTCATCAAGATGCTCCAAAGACTTAATGACCTTTGAATTGTTGAATCCAGAATTTCCACTCTTCTCTTACTACTTAGTGTATAGGGTCTTGGTATTTAAGTATTCTTCTTTTTCAGCTCATGCTCTTAGAATTTACTTAAGTTTTATTTACCAATTTtcaatttgttgttttttattttttttatgtcatggggcttgaacctgaggcctgggagctgtccctgagctcttttgctccaggctagtgctctgccactttgagcgacaacttcacttctggtttttgagtggtgaattggagataagagtctcttggaaacttttttgccccaactggcttcaaactgtgatcctcagatctcagcctcctgagtagctaggattacaggcgtgagccactggcacttgtaTTTTATTAGCAATCCCTCCGATTTATTGGTTTGGCAGAACCTTATtgtccattttcctttcactAATTTACCATGGACCTTTCATTTTGCTTCTCTATGGACTTCTAGGTGGTGGAGACACAGACACACTTTGTAAGATCTTCTTCGACTTCTgtccattttaatttatttcctaaAACTGCCCATGAGTGAATGTACCCATCTCCACAACATCCTTCTTCCCACTTTAAAATAGGAAGGCACCAggctccaatggctcacacctgtaaccctagctactcaggaggctgagacctgaggatggagtTTCACAGCTCATGTGGGAAAGactgtgtgattcttatctccaattaaccaccaaaaatgccagaaatgtagctgtggctcaagtggtagggttctagccttcagcaaaaaagctttaggatagtgcccaggccctggcttacacacacacacacacacacacacacacacacacacacacacacacacacccataccttACTTTGGACTTTGGTGCAATACCTAAAGTATAAATATTTGATCCTTGTCAACAAAGGAATAATTTCAAGTACTAACTTGAGAATAACCTGCTAATGATTAAAGCCTTCACCATGGTTCTCGGTTAACTAgccttttcttcatcttctgtgTTATGTTTTTAATATAGGAGAAGATTGACTAGAGTCTAACTGATCTCAAAACTAAGATAAGACAGATTAGGATCTGGTTTGTTCACATGAAGCAGCAATATTTTCCTAGAGCGTCAAATTtgataaactcctcagaaaaaaaaattacctgatgACTTCTAGATTTTTGTAGAATTATAAAACAAAGTGTTTAAAATTGTTTATTACCAAATTCAAGTTATCTCATGAGATATTTATTCTAATTCTACTCATTTGTCATCATTATCCCATAAAATAttactggaagtgtggctcagtggtagaggtacCTGTCTTGCaaatgtaagaccctgagttcaaacccagtaccacagaaaaagccccCAAAATAtgaatgtttacctttatttataaaactcatttatattttaatgaaaagctTTAATTATCAAGTTCAAAATGCTCATAGGGAACCTAATGTCTTCAAAACTTTTATATAACACACGATCAAAAGAGTTTGAAGACTATCCCCAGATaaggcttatttatttttaaagctgtaACTATTGTGGCAGCTACTCCTTCTGgtacttttttaaaatactgccatattgttttgttttgttttttactttttatttcattttgccactctgtgatttgaattcagggccctgagctgctttggcttGTTAGattggtactctactactaacTTTTagtgattattttggaaatggaatctcacagagttttctacctgggttggcttcaaacttcaatcctcatatctcagcctcctgagtaatttagAATTACAAGAGCGAGCCCTCCAGCACCTGACTCATcaagtaaaattaattaaataagtaAGTAGAAGCAGTTCTCTTTTCCTCTAAGTTTATCATATTTCAATATTTGTAAGTTGTTTTAGGAATCTTAGGAACTTTCTTgagaaaaatgtcttttaaagGAGATGCCAATCATTTATAGCCATGATATTGACTTCCCTTTTCATAGTGAGAATAATttttaagattttgtttttggtgaagATTTTGTGTTGTGGTTGAGTTGGTTGGCAAGCCATTAAATAGATTTGttcaaagaaattaaagtggaagcTGCTCCAAGGATCaaagaaaagactgaaagaaCAGGTACCCCTAAAAGTTAACTGCAGGTAGCTGCTGCAAGAACTTCTTGCTTCATTGATGAAATCAATGCAGATGAATCTGTAATCTCCATTCTCCCATCCCTCTGTTCAATATTGGTGAAATTTAGGTAAAGTGTTCATTCCTTAGTTTAAACAGGAACTTGGAATGCTGTTGGGCACAGTACTGATGGTCTCTTTGAGCTTCCAGAAAGAAGTCAGGACTCCATGATTCACTCTCCTTACCTATTATGCACAATGGGTAAGGGatcattttccaaaataaagTTGTAACACTGATAAGGAAGGTCAAGAGATGTTGGCAATAGGTTTAAATAATTCTCTTTTAATGATTAGAGAATGGGACCTATGTTACCTAAACCAGATGCTTgcctatttttagctttttttttttttttttttttttttttggccagtcctggggcttggactcagggcctgagcactgtccctggcttcttcccgctcaaggctagcactctgccacttgagccacagcgccgcttctggccgttttctgtatatgtggtgctggggaatcgaacctagggcctcgtgtatccgaggcaggcactcttgccactaggctatatccccagcctcttgccTATTTTTAGCAAACTCCAAGtgagaatgcttttttttttttttcatactcttTCTTGCTCTGGGTGCTTCTGCAATTCTTAGAACCTCAACTATATACCAGGAGATTTTGATTTTTCAAGTAATCTAGTAAATCATTTAAATTAATTGAGTGTACAGAGAGAGCAGAATCTATATGAGTAATCTCCACAAGGGAATTAGATGGCTTTTCTCAATCTATGTTTTTTTGGCAACCAGACCTGCCATGTTCTCCAGGTGTGCATAAATGCTGTTATTGGAGACATAGGTTATCATGTAAGTTGCCCTGTTTCTCTTTGCCAAAATCAGTATGATGCTAGATGATCCAGTTGTCAGGAGTCCTAATGAAAAACAGCTGTGGCATTTGGAGGGGATTGATCTCAATGGGCAGTGCCTGACCAAACCCAGACATGAGCAAGCTCTGTACCTAGATCCTTCAAACATTGTTTCTGATTTCCCTGTCTTCCTGGTGACTGAGCAAGAATCTCCAGCATCTCAGAAAAATGGATTCAGCTGGCTTTATAACTGCTAAAACCTCCTTCCTAGAGCTTGGCTTTTCTCCACCACCATCAGTTGTGTTTTCTGTGATGTGATTTGGCAATGAACTGAACACTGTTGCTAACTCAGCGATTCAGGGGCCATTGCCCTATTGCCTCATGGAAGGGATGTTCTAGCCCCTCCCTCCTTTGTAGTTTCAGGTCAGcatttcccatttccctctcagaCATTGCAGCATCCTCTCTTCCTCATGTCTTTCTAGCATTTGGCTAACTTCTCCTTTTCTGCAGCCATGTTTCTTCTTATAGTGACCGTTCACTGTGTGAAGAAGCAACATAAATCTTAACCACGGGAATCTTTCCTTTACTCATATTATATAATCCTGATCCTAAACCAGCAGTCTTTCCTGTATCTTTCCCATTGTAAATGTTTTTCTCTCTGGATAATTCTTAAAAAATccattcaccttttttttttctaagccttTAAAAAATGGCCTGACACAAAGTAGAACAGGCCGTGGGGACTAAAGTTTGGAACATCATCCTAGGACACAAGGTGTGGAGATCCATAGCTGCtgcaatggctttttttttttttttttggccagtcctggggcttggactcagggcctgagcactgtccctggcttctttttgctcaaggctagcactctgccacttgagccacagtgccacttctggccattttctgtatatgtggtgctggggaattgaacccagggcctcatgtataggaggcaagcactcttgccactaggccatatcccctgcccctg
This window encodes:
- the LOC125352947 gene encoding sodium-dependent phosphate transport protein 3 isoform X2, giving the protein MDKKPTTRKGPPFCSLRYGLALIMHFSNFTMITQRVSLSIAIIAMVNITQLHGPANASTEEHWIDSLNNQNSSIKEFHARASVYQWSPVTQGIIFSSISYGIIMTLIPSGYLAGVLGAKHMLGAGLLISSLLTLFTPLAADLGVSLVIVIRTIQGMAQGMAWTGQFTIWAKWAPPLERSKLTSIAGSGAAFGSFIILCVGGLISQTLGWPFIFYIFGSIGCVCCLLWFTVIYDDPLNHPCISVREKEYIVSSLTHQSSSPRRSVPIKAMVRCLPLWAIFIGFFSHFWLCTIIITYLPTYISTVLHVNIRDSGVLSSLPFIAASSCTILGGQLADFLLSRNLLSLIAVRKLFSSLGLLLPSLCAVALPFVASSYMTTIILLILIPGTSNLCDSGFIINTLDVAPRHASFLMGISRGFGLIAGVISSTTTGFLISQVGHVIEHLQMAGF
- the LOC125352947 gene encoding sodium-dependent phosphate transport protein 3 isoform X1; amino-acid sequence: MDKKPTTRKGPPFCSLRYGLALIMHFSNFTMITQRVSLSIAIIAMVNITQLHGPANASTEEHWIDSLNNQNSSIKEFHARASVYQWSPVTQGIIFSSISYGIIMTLIPSGYLAGVLGAKHMLGAGLLISSLLTLFTPLAADLGVSLVIVIRTIQGMAQGMAWTGQFTIWAKWAPPLERSKLTSIAGSGAAFGSFIILCVGGLISQTLGWPFIFYIFGSIGCVCCLLWFTVIYDDPLNHPCISVREKEYIVSSLTQQSSSPRRSVPIKAMVRCLPLWAIFIGFFSHFWLCTIIITYLPTYISTVLHVNIRDSGVLSSLPFIAASSCTILGGQLADFLLSRNLLSLIAVRKLFSSLGLLLPSLCAVALPFVASSYMTTIILLILIPGTSNLCDSGFIINTLDVAPRHASFLMGISRGFGLIAGVISSTTTGFLISQDSESGWRNVFFLSAAVNMFGLIFYFTFGQAQIQDWAKERPVTRL